The following coding sequences are from one Musa acuminata AAA Group cultivar baxijiao chromosome BXJ2-4, Cavendish_Baxijiao_AAA, whole genome shotgun sequence window:
- the LOC103980596 gene encoding homeobox protein BEL1 homolog, producing the protein MAQEYSQFLLGINPLIQGLEHNHELLGIQSGVEMLGVPSKRQGSHFMKNFVHRSLPESSNGNFGMGSAVSTWPVDDSSSIPLFNCQEGEQLDRKLSLSHFSVKSPDGIGLPDSLQQQQLFVHARREHYLKKSKYLKPTQELLSEFCNIQEGHNSKEGPKQGSRREEGDPSSWQQSLYSMNHLELHKLKAKLFSMLEEVDRRYRKYCEQMKAVVSSFETMAGEGAADVYSTLASKAMSRHFRRLKDGIVDQINAVKKAMGETDPSAPGGTRAETPRLKLLDQCIRQQKALQHGMVQQLPWRPQRGLPERSVSILRAWLFEHFLHPYPSDVDKVILARKAGLSRSQVSNWFINARVRIWKPMVEEMYSEEMKELDAKSNQNPNPNSALSLVHKPFLNDSESLSSIINSSHHGVHQPQQQRVSGADHFGVVDYDVFSSYGNFASDDLRRSVSLTLGLQQHNGGGMSLSFSAASQQPLHHGRQGELSMLDGEAQGVPRRTLMGTQLLHDLAG; encoded by the exons ATGGCTCAGGAATACAGTCAGTTCTTGCTGGGAATCAATCCCTTGATACAGGGCTTGGAGCATAACCATGAGCTCTTGGGCATCCAATCAGGCGTGGAGATGCTGGGGGTTCCATCCAAGCGCCAGGGTTCTCACTTCATGAAGAACTTCGTCCACCGAAGCCTCCCCGAATCGTCCAACGGGAACTTTGGGATGGGGTCTGCAGTGAGCACATGGCCGGTGGATGATTCCTCGTCGATCCCCCTTTTTAATTGCCAAGAGGGCGAGCAACTTGACAGGAAGCTTTCCTTGTCCCACTTCAGTGTGAAGTCTCCTGATGGAATCGGGCTGCCCGACtccttgcagcagcagcagctcttcGTGCATGCGAGGAGGGAGCACTACTTGAAGAAATCCAAGTACCTAAAACCAACACAGGAGCTTCTGAGTGAATTCTGTAACATACAGGAAGGACATAACTCAAAGGAGGGACCCAAACAGGGAAGCCGCCGGGAGGAAGGGGACCCTTCTTCGTGGCAACAGTCTCTATACTCCATGAACCATTTGGAGCTCCATAAGTTGAAGGCAAAGCTCTTTTCCATGCTAGAAGAG GTGGACAGGAGGTACAGAAAATATTGTGAGCAGATGAAGGCCGTGGTCTCATCGTTCGAGACGATGGCCGGGGAAGGAGCAGCTGATGTCTACTCAACGCTGGCGTCCAAGGCTATGTCGAGACACTTCAGGCGCCTCAAGGACGGCATCGTGGACCAGATCAACGCGGTGAAGAAGGCGATGGGGGAGACGGACCCGAGTGCACCAGGAGGAACCCGAGCGGAAACACCACGGCTGAAGCTGCTCGACCAGTGCATTCGACAGCAGAAAGCACTGCAGCACGGCATGGTGCAGCAGCTGCCATGGCGGCCGCAGAGAGGCCTCCCCGAACGCTCTGTCTCTATTCTTCGAGCTTGGCTCTTCGAGCATTTCCTTCACCC GTATCCAAGCGATGTTGACAAGGTCATATTAGCTCGGAAAGCTGGACTGTCACGAAGCCAG GTCTCCAATTGGTTCATAAATGCAAGGGTGAGGATATGGAAGCCAATGGTGGAGGAGATGTACTCGGAGGAGATGAAGGAACTGGACGCCAAGTCCaaccaaaaccctaaccctaactctGCCCTCAGCCTTGTCCATAAGCCTTTCCTCAACGACTCGGAATCACTCTCATCGATCATAAATAGCAGTCACCATGGAGTTCATCAACCTCAGCAGCAGCGGGTCTCCGGCGCAGACCACTTTGGAGTCGTCGACTACGACGTCTTCTCCTCCTACGGCAACTTTGCGAGTGACGACTTGAGGAGGAGCGTGTCGTTGACGCTGGGGCTACAGCAGCACAACGGAGGAGGCATGAGCTTATCCTTCTCTGCAGCCTCTCAACAGCCCCTTCACCATGGCCGACAGGGTGAGCTCTCCATGTTAGATGGGGAGGCACAAGGCGTTCCCCGCAGGACCTTGATGGGGACTCAATTGCTGCATGATTTGGCAGGATAG
- the LOC103980597 gene encoding uncharacterized protein LOC103980597 — protein MVLWEMTVITAYFLGLKRTYRLALRIQRRLVGPNHPRTRQFLYRRTRSVFDVAVKVHKNIQQRDKEVGRNLGNWILRWLHRMKPSAEICPPVLEEPTSTNNISKHAASSSQPLGAKEANNKAPKKSDGQVLFTPLNSRSTSFPSMSMMLQPRNSMDWNCQQRHISRSTPYGISFQQRRGLAGVFRDDISQWMLH, from the exons ATGGTGTTGTGGGAGATGACGGTGATCACCGCCTACTTCTTGGGCCTCAAGCGAACCTACCGGCTCGCTCTCCGAATCCAACGCCGCCTTGTCGGCCCCAATCATCCCAGGACCCGCCAATTCCTCTACAG GCGCACACGAAGTGTGTTCGATGTGGCAGTCAAAGTTCACAAAAACATACAGCAAAGGGACAAAGAAGTAGGTAGGAATCTGGGGAACTGGATCCTCCGTTGGCTCCATCGCATGAAACCTTCAGCAGAAATATGTCCACCAGTTCTGGAGGAACCTACCAGCACGAACAACATTTCAAAGCATGCTGCAAGTTCTAGCCAGCCTCTTGGAGCAAAGGAGGCCAACAACAAGGCCCCAAAAAAATCTGATGGACAAGTGCTATTCACTCCCTTGAACTCAAGGTCGACTTCCTTTCCATCCATGTCCATGATGCTGCAGCCGAGAAATTCCATGGACTGGAATTGCCAACAGAGGCACATATCCCGCTCCACACCTTATGGTATATCATTCCAGCAAAGAAGAGGGTTGGCAGGTGTTTTCCGAGATGATATTTCTCAGTGGATGCTGCACTAG
- the LOC135609534 gene encoding heat stress transcription factor A-1-like isoform X2: MDGVGGDGGGAQTAAATTANASLNGGAPPPFLSKTYEMVDDPATDAIVSWGSANNSFVVWNTTEFARDLLPKYFKHNNFSSFVRQLNTYGFRKVDPDQWEFANEGFLRGQKHLLKNISRRKSTHPHNQQQQPQTQSSIEVGKFGMEEEIERLKRDKNVLMQELVRLRQQQQATDQQLNTLGQRLQGMEQRQQQMMSFLAKAMQSPGFLAQLVQQNDSNRRIVGVNKKRRLPRQENKVDGESAVHDGQIIKYQPLINEAAKAMLMQILKFDTSPRSSLKRISGVTLSEVPASTGFPSLPTNSGYSTMPSSVPSDVQSSSVVADMVATTEMPNMNTGAGSVAPSHTANGTLKLSEGQSAMPNGLHSYIGPTGGNIPLNPEFMDQLAGIDTEKFSFDTDVDILNDDEKLPSINDPFWEQFLTASPLLGDAEEVDSGIHETEEMRLESGDDWGSSPNMDHLTEQMGHLTSETNRH; the protein is encoded by the exons ATGGACGGCGTCGGAGGAGACGGGGGCGGGGCCCAGACGGCTGCGGCGACGACCGCGAACGCGAGCCTGAATGGCGGCGCTCCGCCCCCGTTCCTGAGCAAGACGTACGAGATGGTGGACGATCCCGCGACGGACGCCATCGTTTCGTGGGGCTCCGCCAACAACAGCTTCGTGGTTTGGAACACGACCGAGTTCGCGCGAGACCTCCTCCCCAAGTACTTCAAGCATAATAACTTCTCCAGCTTCGTGCGCCAGCTCAATACCTAT GGTTTTAGAAAGGTTGATCCTGATCAATGGGAGTTTGCCAATGAGGGGTTCCTGAGAGGTCAAAAACACTTGTTGAAGAACATCAGTAGGAGAAAATCAACCCATCCACACAATCAACAACAACAGCCTCAAACACAGAGTAGCATTGAGGTGGGGAAATTTGGGATGGAAGAGGAGATTGAGAGGCTCAAGAGAGACAAGAATGTACTCATGCAGGAACTGGTTAGgctgaggcagcagcagcaggccACTGATCAGCAATTAAACACCTTAGGTCAGCGCCTTCAAGGTATGGAGCAGCGGCAGCAACAGATGATGTCATTCTTGGCAAAAGCCATGCAGAGCCCTGGCTTCTTAGCCCAGTTGGTACAGCAAAATGACAGCAATCGACGCATAGTTGGAGTAAACAAAAAACGAAGACTGCCTAGGCAAGAAAATAAAGTGGATGGCGAAAGTGCTGTCCACGATGGTCAAATAATTAAATACCAGCCCTTAATAAATGAAGCAGCAAAAgcaatgctgatgcagattttaaaGTTTGATACGTCTCCTAG GAGTTCTTTAAAGAGGATATCTGGAGTTACTCTATCTGAAGTGCCTGCAAGTACGGGCTTTCCATCTTTGCCTACGAACTCTGGGTATTCAACAATGCCCTCTTCTGTGCCATCTGATGTTCAATCTTCTTCCGTTGTAGCAGATATGGTTGCAACAACTGAAATGCCTAATATGAATACAGGGGCTGGGTCTGTTGCTCCATCACATACTGCTAATGGTACGTTGAAACTTTCTGAGGGGCAGTCTGCAATGCCTAATGGATTACATAGCTACATAGGACCTACTGGAGGAAACATTCCTTTGAACCCGGAGTTCATGGATCAACTGGCAGGAATTGATACTGAAAAGTTTTCTTTTGATACCGATGTGGATATCTTAAATGATGATGAGAAGCTTCCGAGCATAAATGATCCTTTCTGGGAGCAATTCCTTACTGCCAGCCCACTATTAGGAGATGCTGAAGAGGTAGACTCAGGCATACATGAAACTGAGGAAATGAGGCTAGAATCAGGGGATGACTGGGGCAGTTCTCCCAACATGGACCACCTCACAGAGCAGATGGGACATCTCACATCGGAGACGAATAGGCATTGA
- the LOC135609534 gene encoding heat stress transcription factor A-1-like isoform X1 — protein sequence MDGVGGDGGGAQTAAATTANASLNGGAPPPFLSKTYEMVDDPATDAIVSWGSANNSFVVWNTTEFARDLLPKYFKHNNFSSFVRQLNTYGFRKVDPDQWEFANEGFLRGQKHLLKNISRRKSTHPHNQQQQPQTQSSIEVGKFGMEEEIERLKRDKNVLMQELVRLRQQQQATDQQLNTLGQRLQGMEQRQQQMMSFLAKAMQSPGFLAQLVQQNDSNRRIVGVNKKRRLPRQENKVDGESAVHDGQIIKYQPLINEAAKAMLMQILKFDTSPRLESFGNSQNLLLENFSSPVEAFDGRSSLKRISGVTLSEVPASTGFPSLPTNSGYSTMPSSVPSDVQSSSVVADMVATTEMPNMNTGAGSVAPSHTANGTLKLSEGQSAMPNGLHSYIGPTGGNIPLNPEFMDQLAGIDTEKFSFDTDVDILNDDEKLPSINDPFWEQFLTASPLLGDAEEVDSGIHETEEMRLESGDDWGSSPNMDHLTEQMGHLTSETNRH from the exons ATGGACGGCGTCGGAGGAGACGGGGGCGGGGCCCAGACGGCTGCGGCGACGACCGCGAACGCGAGCCTGAATGGCGGCGCTCCGCCCCCGTTCCTGAGCAAGACGTACGAGATGGTGGACGATCCCGCGACGGACGCCATCGTTTCGTGGGGCTCCGCCAACAACAGCTTCGTGGTTTGGAACACGACCGAGTTCGCGCGAGACCTCCTCCCCAAGTACTTCAAGCATAATAACTTCTCCAGCTTCGTGCGCCAGCTCAATACCTAT GGTTTTAGAAAGGTTGATCCTGATCAATGGGAGTTTGCCAATGAGGGGTTCCTGAGAGGTCAAAAACACTTGTTGAAGAACATCAGTAGGAGAAAATCAACCCATCCACACAATCAACAACAACAGCCTCAAACACAGAGTAGCATTGAGGTGGGGAAATTTGGGATGGAAGAGGAGATTGAGAGGCTCAAGAGAGACAAGAATGTACTCATGCAGGAACTGGTTAGgctgaggcagcagcagcaggccACTGATCAGCAATTAAACACCTTAGGTCAGCGCCTTCAAGGTATGGAGCAGCGGCAGCAACAGATGATGTCATTCTTGGCAAAAGCCATGCAGAGCCCTGGCTTCTTAGCCCAGTTGGTACAGCAAAATGACAGCAATCGACGCATAGTTGGAGTAAACAAAAAACGAAGACTGCCTAGGCAAGAAAATAAAGTGGATGGCGAAAGTGCTGTCCACGATGGTCAAATAATTAAATACCAGCCCTTAATAAATGAAGCAGCAAAAgcaatgctgatgcagattttaaaGTTTGATACGTCTCCTAGGTTGGAATCTTTTGGCAACTCCCAGAACCTTTTGCTTGAGAATTTTTCTTCACCTGTGGAAGCTTTTGATGGCAGGAGTTCTTTAAAGAGGATATCTGGAGTTACTCTATCTGAAGTGCCTGCAAGTACGGGCTTTCCATCTTTGCCTACGAACTCTGGGTATTCAACAATGCCCTCTTCTGTGCCATCTGATGTTCAATCTTCTTCCGTTGTAGCAGATATGGTTGCAACAACTGAAATGCCTAATATGAATACAGGGGCTGGGTCTGTTGCTCCATCACATACTGCTAATGGTACGTTGAAACTTTCTGAGGGGCAGTCTGCAATGCCTAATGGATTACATAGCTACATAGGACCTACTGGAGGAAACATTCCTTTGAACCCGGAGTTCATGGATCAACTGGCAGGAATTGATACTGAAAAGTTTTCTTTTGATACCGATGTGGATATCTTAAATGATGATGAGAAGCTTCCGAGCATAAATGATCCTTTCTGGGAGCAATTCCTTACTGCCAGCCCACTATTAGGAGATGCTGAAGAGGTAGACTCAGGCATACATGAAACTGAGGAAATGAGGCTAGAATCAGGGGATGACTGGGGCAGTTCTCCCAACATGGACCACCTCACAGAGCAGATGGGACATCTCACATCGGAGACGAATAGGCATTGA
- the LOC135609534 gene encoding heat stress transcription factor A-1-like isoform X3, giving the protein MDGVGGDGGGAQTAAATTANASLNGGAPPPFLSKTYEMVDDPATDAIVSWGSANNSFVVWNTTEFARDLLPKYFKHNNFSSFVRQLNTYGFRKVDPDQWEFANEGFLRGQKHLLKNISRRKSTHPHNQQQQPQTQSSIEVGKFGMEEEIERLKRDKNVLMQELVRLRQQQQATDQQLNTLGQRLQGMEQRQQQMMSFLAKAMQSPGFLAQLVQQNDSNRRIVGVNKKRRLPRQENKVDGESAVHDGQIIKYQPLINEAAKAMLMQILKFDTSPRSSLKRISGVTLSEVPASTGFPSLPTNSGGWVCCSITYC; this is encoded by the exons ATGGACGGCGTCGGAGGAGACGGGGGCGGGGCCCAGACGGCTGCGGCGACGACCGCGAACGCGAGCCTGAATGGCGGCGCTCCGCCCCCGTTCCTGAGCAAGACGTACGAGATGGTGGACGATCCCGCGACGGACGCCATCGTTTCGTGGGGCTCCGCCAACAACAGCTTCGTGGTTTGGAACACGACCGAGTTCGCGCGAGACCTCCTCCCCAAGTACTTCAAGCATAATAACTTCTCCAGCTTCGTGCGCCAGCTCAATACCTAT GGTTTTAGAAAGGTTGATCCTGATCAATGGGAGTTTGCCAATGAGGGGTTCCTGAGAGGTCAAAAACACTTGTTGAAGAACATCAGTAGGAGAAAATCAACCCATCCACACAATCAACAACAACAGCCTCAAACACAGAGTAGCATTGAGGTGGGGAAATTTGGGATGGAAGAGGAGATTGAGAGGCTCAAGAGAGACAAGAATGTACTCATGCAGGAACTGGTTAGgctgaggcagcagcagcaggccACTGATCAGCAATTAAACACCTTAGGTCAGCGCCTTCAAGGTATGGAGCAGCGGCAGCAACAGATGATGTCATTCTTGGCAAAAGCCATGCAGAGCCCTGGCTTCTTAGCCCAGTTGGTACAGCAAAATGACAGCAATCGACGCATAGTTGGAGTAAACAAAAAACGAAGACTGCCTAGGCAAGAAAATAAAGTGGATGGCGAAAGTGCTGTCCACGATGGTCAAATAATTAAATACCAGCCCTTAATAAATGAAGCAGCAAAAgcaatgctgatgcagattttaaaGTTTGATACGTCTCCTAG GAGTTCTTTAAAGAGGATATCTGGAGTTACTCTATCTGAAGTGCCTGCAAGTACGGGCTTTCCATCTTTGCCTACGAACTCTGG GGGCTGGGTCTGTTGCTCCATCACATACTGCTAA